Proteins encoded by one window of Sorex araneus isolate mSorAra2 chromosome 3, mSorAra2.pri, whole genome shotgun sequence:
- the ENDOV gene encoding endonuclease V isoform X4, with protein MPASRTGGAPPGVAQSRKQTRRKSPGVHSPRPDAAGPGAGTAPARAPPPGTRTVPEVTRSEPEVTRVPEAARGVMAEAAERPPEETLSRWAREQARLRARVLLADTEAWQRAPGFPGLRRVGGVDVSFAGDGGQRACACLVVLSFPELEVLFEDQSEVSLTAPYVPGFLGFREAPLLAQAVQRLRTRAPHLVPQVLLVDGNGVLHHRVAASALQASGWPATWASSLTCPASGWPRSSCRWTGWRTMLSTGRSPGSLGPGNAASDTSFSRSDSCGRLGTASPSPGPPGRSWAWP; from the exons ATGCCCGCATCCCGCACGGGGGGAGCCCCGCCGGGGGTGGCCCAGAGCCGGAAACAAACAAGACGAAAGAGCCCCGGGGTCCATAGTCCCCGGCCAGACGCGGCCGGACCCGGGGCCGGCACGGCGCCTGCGCGAGCGCCGCCGCCAGGGACGCGGACCGTGCCGGAAGTGACGCGATCCGAGCCGGAAGTGACGCGCGTGCCGGAAGCGGCCCGGGGCGTCATGGCCGAGGCGGCGGAGCGGCCCCCGGAGGAGACGCTGTCGCGCTGGGCGCG GGAGCAGGCCCGGCTGCGCGCGCGCGTGCTGCTCGCGGACACCGAGGCGTGGCAGCGGGCGCCCGGCTTCCCGGGGCTGCGGCGCGTCGGCGGCGTGGACGTGTCCTTCGCGGGGGACGGCGGCCAGCGCGCCTGCgcctgcctggtggtgctcagcttcCCCGAGCTGGAG GTGCTGTTCGAGGACCAGAGCGAGGTCAGCCTGACGGCGCCCTACGTGCCCGGCTTCCTGGGCTTCCGCGAGGCGCCCCTCCTGGCCCAGGCGGTGCAGCGGCTGCGGACTCGGGCGCCCCACCTCGTGCCCCAG GTCCTCCTCGTGGACGGCAATGGGGTGCTCCACCACCGAG TTGctgcctctgccctgcaggcttCGGGGTGGCCTGCCACCTGGGCGTCCTCACTGACCTGCCCTGCGTCGGGGTGGCCAAGAAGCTCCTGCAGGTGGACGGGCTGGAGAACAATGCTGAGCACAGGGAGAAG CCCGGGGTCCCTGGGGCCCGGAAACGCAGCTTCTGACACCTCCTTTTCCAGATCAGACTCCTGCGGGCGCCTGGGGACTGCTTCCCCCTCTCCGGGGCCTCCGGGACGGTCCTGGGCATG gCCCTGA
- the NPTX1 gene encoding neuronal pentraxin-1 → MPAGRAARTCALLALCLLGSAAQDFGPTRFICTSVPVDADMCSASVAAGGADELRTNVLQLRETVLQQKETILSQKETIRELTTKLGRCESQSTLDTGAGRKPAASGKNTMGDLSRTPAAETLSQLGQTLQSLKTRLENLEQYSRLNSSSQTNSLKDLLQSKIDDLERQVLSRVNSLEEGKGGARNDTEERVKIESALTSLHQRISELEKGQKDTRPGDRFQLTFPLRTNYMYAKVRKSLPEMYAFSVCMWLRSSAAPGVGTPFSYAVPGQANELVLIEWGNNPMEILINDKVAKLPFVINDGKWHHICVSWTTRDGVWEAYQDGTQGGSGENLAPYHPIKPQGVLVLGQEQDTLGGGFDATQAFVGELAHFNIWDRKLSPGEVYNLATCSTKAPPGNVIAWAESQIEIYGGATKWTFEACRQVN, encoded by the exons ATGCCGGCCGGCCGTGCCGCGCGCACCTGTGCGCTGCTCGCCCTCTGCCTCCTGGGCAGCGCGGCCCAGGATTTCGGGCCGACGCGCTTCATCTGCACCTCGGTGCCCGTGGACGCCGACATGTGCTCCGCGTCCGTGGCCGCCGGCGGCGCCGACGAGCTCCGGACCAACGTGCTGCAGCTCCGCGAGACCGTGCTGCAGCAGAAGGAGACCATCCTGAGCCAGAAGGAGACCATCCGCGAGCTGACCACCAAGCTGGGCCGCTGCGAGAGCCAGAGCACGCTGGACACGGGCGCCGGCCGCAAGCCCGCGGCCTCGGGCAAGAACACCATGGGCGACCTGTCCCGGACGCCGGCCGCCGAGACGCTCAGCCAACTCGGGCAAACTTTGCAGTCGCTCAAAACCCGCCTGGAGAACCTGGAG CAGTACAGCCGGCTCAATTCCTCCAGCCAGACCAACAGCCTCAAGGATCTGCTGCAGAGCAAGATCGATGACCTGGAGAGGCAGGTGCTCTCCCGGGTGAACAGCCTGGAGGAGGGCAAGGGGGGCGCCAGGAACGACACGGAGGAGAGGGTCAAGATCGAGAGCGCGCTGACCTCGCTCCACCAGCGCATCAGCGAGCTGGAGAAAG gtCAGAAGGACACGCGGCCCGGGGACCGGTTCCAGCTCACCTTCCCGCTGCGCACCAACTACATGTACGCCAAGGTGCGGAAGAGCCTGCCCGAGATGTACGCCTTCAGCGTCTGCATGTGGCTGCGCTCCAGCGCGGCCCCGGGCGTGGGCACCCCCTTCTCCTACGCCGTGCCCGGCCAGGCCAACGAGCTGGTGCTCATCGAGTGGGGCAACAACCCCATGGAGATCCTCATCAACGACAAG GTGGCCAAGCTGCCCTTCGTGATCAATGACGGCAAGTGGCACCACATCTGCGTGAGCTGGACCACGCGGGACGGGGTGTGGGAGGCCTACCAGGACGGCACGCAGGGCGGCAGCGGCGAGAACCTGGCCCCCTACCACCCCATCAAGCCCCAGGGCGTGCTGGTGCTGGGCCAGGAGCAG GACACGCTGGGCGGTGGGTTTGATGCCACCCAGGCGTTTGTGGGCGAGCTGGCCCACTTCAACATCTGGGACCGCAAGCTGAGCCCCGGGGAGGTGTACAACCTGGCCACCTGCAGCACCAAGGCCCCGCCCGGCAACGTCATCGCCTGGGCCGAGAGCCAGATCGAGATCTACGGCGGGGCCACCAAGTGGACATTCGAGGCCTGTCGCCAGGTCAACTGA
- the ENDOV gene encoding endonuclease V isoform X3, with translation MPASRTGGAPPGVAQSRKQTRRKSPGVHSPRPDAAGPGAGTAPARAPPPGTRTVPEVTRSEPEVTRVPEAARGVMAEAAERPPEETLSRWAREQARLRARVLLADTEAWQRAPGFPGLRRVGGVDVSFAGDGGQRACACLVVLSFPELEIRLLRAPGDCFPLSGASGTVLGMALRTHARSTKPLYVSVGHRISLEAAVRLTLSCCRFKNPEPVRQEPAGAAATVLCPGRRGGAWGVRAAAQQPATPLPCCRNTASLLAPWLGSCVPAAPTAACPHPALGRAAPPRPGQALARPH, from the exons ATGCCCGCATCCCGCACGGGGGGAGCCCCGCCGGGGGTGGCCCAGAGCCGGAAACAAACAAGACGAAAGAGCCCCGGGGTCCATAGTCCCCGGCCAGACGCGGCCGGACCCGGGGCCGGCACGGCGCCTGCGCGAGCGCCGCCGCCAGGGACGCGGACCGTGCCGGAAGTGACGCGATCCGAGCCGGAAGTGACGCGCGTGCCGGAAGCGGCCCGGGGCGTCATGGCCGAGGCGGCGGAGCGGCCCCCGGAGGAGACGCTGTCGCGCTGGGCGCG GGAGCAGGCCCGGCTGCGCGCGCGCGTGCTGCTCGCGGACACCGAGGCGTGGCAGCGGGCGCCCGGCTTCCCGGGGCTGCGGCGCGTCGGCGGCGTGGACGTGTCCTTCGCGGGGGACGGCGGCCAGCGCGCCTGCgcctgcctggtggtgctcagcttcCCCGAGCTGGAG ATCAGACTCCTGCGGGCGCCTGGGGACTGCTTCCCCCTCTCCGGGGCCTCCGGGACGGTCCTGGGCATG gCCCTGAGGACCCACGCGCGCAGCACCAAGCCCCTGTACGTGTCCGTGGGCCACCGGATCAGCCTGGAGGCAGCCGTGCGCCTGACGCTCAGCTGCTGCAGGTTCAAGAACCCAGAGCCCGTGCGCCAG GAGCCCGCAGGCGCCGCCGCCACCGTCCTGTGCCCAGGGAGACGCGGAGGAGCCTGGGGGGTGAGAGCAGCCGCCCAGCAGCCTGCCACGCCCCTCCCCTGCTGCCGGAATACAGCCTCACTGCTGGCTCCGTGGCTTGGCTCCTGTGTTCCCGCGGCCCCCACGGCCGCCTGCCCGCACCCCGCGCTCGGGAGGGCAGCGCCGCCTCGTCCCGGCCAGGCCTTGGCCCGCCCGCACTGA
- the ENDOV gene encoding endonuclease V isoform X1, giving the protein MPASRTGGAPPGVAQSRKQTRRKSPGVHSPRPDAAGPGAGTAPARAPPPGTRTVPEVTRSEPEVTRVPEAARGVMAEAAERPPEETLSRWAREQARLRARVLLADTEAWQRAPGFPGLRRVGGVDVSFAGDGGQRACACLVVLSFPELEVLFEDQSEVSLTAPYVPGFLGFREAPLLAQAVQRLRTRAPHLVPQVLLVDGNGVLHHRGFGVACHLGVLTDLPCVGVAKKLLQVDGLENNAEHREKIRLLRAPGDCFPLSGASGTVLGMALRTHARSTKPLYVSVGHRISLEAAVRLTLSCCRFKNPEPVRQEPAGAAATVLCPGRRGGAWGVRAAAQQPATPLPCCRNTASLLAPWLGSCVPAAPTAACPHPALGRAAPPRPGQALARPH; this is encoded by the exons ATGCCCGCATCCCGCACGGGGGGAGCCCCGCCGGGGGTGGCCCAGAGCCGGAAACAAACAAGACGAAAGAGCCCCGGGGTCCATAGTCCCCGGCCAGACGCGGCCGGACCCGGGGCCGGCACGGCGCCTGCGCGAGCGCCGCCGCCAGGGACGCGGACCGTGCCGGAAGTGACGCGATCCGAGCCGGAAGTGACGCGCGTGCCGGAAGCGGCCCGGGGCGTCATGGCCGAGGCGGCGGAGCGGCCCCCGGAGGAGACGCTGTCGCGCTGGGCGCG GGAGCAGGCCCGGCTGCGCGCGCGCGTGCTGCTCGCGGACACCGAGGCGTGGCAGCGGGCGCCCGGCTTCCCGGGGCTGCGGCGCGTCGGCGGCGTGGACGTGTCCTTCGCGGGGGACGGCGGCCAGCGCGCCTGCgcctgcctggtggtgctcagcttcCCCGAGCTGGAG GTGCTGTTCGAGGACCAGAGCGAGGTCAGCCTGACGGCGCCCTACGTGCCCGGCTTCCTGGGCTTCCGCGAGGCGCCCCTCCTGGCCCAGGCGGTGCAGCGGCTGCGGACTCGGGCGCCCCACCTCGTGCCCCAG GTCCTCCTCGTGGACGGCAATGGGGTGCTCCACCACCGAG gcttCGGGGTGGCCTGCCACCTGGGCGTCCTCACTGACCTGCCCTGCGTCGGGGTGGCCAAGAAGCTCCTGCAGGTGGACGGGCTGGAGAACAATGCTGAGCACAGGGAGAAG ATCAGACTCCTGCGGGCGCCTGGGGACTGCTTCCCCCTCTCCGGGGCCTCCGGGACGGTCCTGGGCATG gCCCTGAGGACCCACGCGCGCAGCACCAAGCCCCTGTACGTGTCCGTGGGCCACCGGATCAGCCTGGAGGCAGCCGTGCGCCTGACGCTCAGCTGCTGCAGGTTCAAGAACCCAGAGCCCGTGCGCCAG GAGCCCGCAGGCGCCGCCGCCACCGTCCTGTGCCCAGGGAGACGCGGAGGAGCCTGGGGGGTGAGAGCAGCCGCCCAGCAGCCTGCCACGCCCCTCCCCTGCTGCCGGAATACAGCCTCACTGCTGGCTCCGTGGCTTGGCTCCTGTGTTCCCGCGGCCCCCACGGCCGCCTGCCCGCACCCCGCGCTCGGGAGGGCAGCGCCGCCTCGTCCCGGCCAGGCCTTGGCCCGCCCGCACTGA
- the ENDOV gene encoding endonuclease V isoform X2 yields MPASRTGGAPPGVAQSRKQTRRKSPGVHSPRPDAAGPGAGTAPARAPPPGTRTVPEVTRSEPEVTRVPEAARGVMAEAAERPPEETLSRWAREQARLRARVLLADTEAWQRAPGFPGLRRVGGVDVSFAGDGGQRACACLVVLSFPELEVLFEDQSEVSLTAPYVPGFLGFREAPLLAQAVQRLRTRAPHLVPQVLLVDGNGVLHHRGFGVACHLGVLTDLPCVGVAKKLLQVDGLENNAEHREKIRLLRAPGDCFPLSGASGTVLGMALRTHARSTKPLYVSVGHRISLEAAVRLTLSCCRFKNPEPVRQADIRSREHLRRALAGPAHPRGRSPQAPPPPSCAQGDAEEPGG; encoded by the exons ATGCCCGCATCCCGCACGGGGGGAGCCCCGCCGGGGGTGGCCCAGAGCCGGAAACAAACAAGACGAAAGAGCCCCGGGGTCCATAGTCCCCGGCCAGACGCGGCCGGACCCGGGGCCGGCACGGCGCCTGCGCGAGCGCCGCCGCCAGGGACGCGGACCGTGCCGGAAGTGACGCGATCCGAGCCGGAAGTGACGCGCGTGCCGGAAGCGGCCCGGGGCGTCATGGCCGAGGCGGCGGAGCGGCCCCCGGAGGAGACGCTGTCGCGCTGGGCGCG GGAGCAGGCCCGGCTGCGCGCGCGCGTGCTGCTCGCGGACACCGAGGCGTGGCAGCGGGCGCCCGGCTTCCCGGGGCTGCGGCGCGTCGGCGGCGTGGACGTGTCCTTCGCGGGGGACGGCGGCCAGCGCGCCTGCgcctgcctggtggtgctcagcttcCCCGAGCTGGAG GTGCTGTTCGAGGACCAGAGCGAGGTCAGCCTGACGGCGCCCTACGTGCCCGGCTTCCTGGGCTTCCGCGAGGCGCCCCTCCTGGCCCAGGCGGTGCAGCGGCTGCGGACTCGGGCGCCCCACCTCGTGCCCCAG GTCCTCCTCGTGGACGGCAATGGGGTGCTCCACCACCGAG gcttCGGGGTGGCCTGCCACCTGGGCGTCCTCACTGACCTGCCCTGCGTCGGGGTGGCCAAGAAGCTCCTGCAGGTGGACGGGCTGGAGAACAATGCTGAGCACAGGGAGAAG ATCAGACTCCTGCGGGCGCCTGGGGACTGCTTCCCCCTCTCCGGGGCCTCCGGGACGGTCCTGGGCATG gCCCTGAGGACCCACGCGCGCAGCACCAAGCCCCTGTACGTGTCCGTGGGCCACCGGATCAGCCTGGAGGCAGCCGTGCGCCTGACGCTCAGCTGCTGCAGGTTCAAGAACCCAGAGCCCGTGCGCCAG GCTGACATCCGCTCCCGGGAGCACCTCCGCCGGGCACTGGCGGGCCCCGCACACCCCCGCGGCAG GAGCCCGCAGGCGCCGCCGCCACCGTCCTGTGCCCAGGGAGACGCGGAGGAGCCTGGGGGGTGA